The Raoultibacter phocaeensis genome includes a window with the following:
- a CDS encoding carbamoyltransferase HypF has product MIEALDIQVRGIVQGVGFRPFVYRMAKKYLINGWVLNATDGVFIHAEGEGKLLDEFVLELSENPPAASQVDEIELKEVPLEGFDSFEIRFSDAGAVEKTTLISPDLATCEDCVHELFNPNDPRYRYPFINCTNCGPRFTIIEKLPYDRKNTSMKEFPMCPRCQSEYDEPLDRRFHAQPNACFECGPKVSWRVTEAGGASGAEGTGAGAPADARAGDPSPEWGTTREESDAIFAKAVEFLRAGKILAVKGLGGFHLVCDAENEQAVAELRRRKRREGKAFAVMMKDIASVREVCRVNESEERLLTGSQRPIVLLRKRPDAAFVPGLADGLAELGVMLPYTPVQHLLLHDFDGMLVMTSGNIHDEPIVTDDDEAYRVLGSLADAILGNNRAIRARYDDSVIRVLDIGQAGCVLQFVRRARGYAPMPLALPELASGPVDEEASGEACADKADEARSASADGTPSATAAINPPSIFATGPEQKNTFCLTRENEAFVSQHIGDMENAETYDAWLAAKALYERLFEITPERIACDLHPEYLTSKWAHEQDLPVVEVQHHHAHIVSVMAENKLYEAVAGFAFDGTGFGADGTIWGGEVLLSNLSAYERFANFAYIPMPGGAAAIKNPLRMAYGVLWAFDLLDHPAASAAIEGLGEAAEVCAQMIERGLNTPLTSSVGRLFDAASAMLGICTEPKYEGEGAILLEAAISSGNGELFATYESPQEASGRYAIDIVKNTATAKSTALDTSVVLYDAASTFKALLDDLADGVPRALIAQRFHDAFVMAIVQGARLIRATYGIDVIALSGGVFLNRYLMEHAIPALTEQGFTVAVNRDLPPSDGCISFGQAVVGLRL; this is encoded by the coding sequence ATGATCGAGGCATTGGACATACAGGTACGCGGTATCGTGCAAGGGGTGGGTTTCCGCCCCTTCGTCTACCGTATGGCTAAAAAATACCTGATCAACGGATGGGTGCTCAACGCCACCGACGGCGTGTTCATCCATGCGGAGGGGGAGGGTAAGCTGCTCGACGAGTTCGTATTGGAGCTTTCCGAGAACCCGCCCGCCGCCTCTCAGGTCGATGAGATCGAGTTGAAGGAGGTACCGCTCGAGGGATTCGATTCGTTCGAGATCAGGTTTTCAGACGCGGGCGCGGTGGAGAAGACCACGCTCATTTCGCCCGACCTCGCCACCTGCGAGGATTGCGTGCACGAGCTGTTCAATCCCAACGATCCGCGCTACCGGTATCCGTTCATCAACTGCACGAACTGTGGGCCGCGCTTCACGATCATCGAGAAGCTGCCCTACGATCGCAAGAACACCTCGATGAAGGAATTCCCGATGTGTCCGCGCTGCCAGAGCGAATACGACGAGCCGCTTGACCGTCGGTTCCATGCGCAGCCGAACGCCTGCTTCGAATGCGGGCCGAAGGTAAGCTGGCGTGTGACAGAGGCGGGCGGCGCATCCGGGGCGGAAGGTACCGGCGCAGGTGCACCCGCAGATGCGCGCGCGGGCGACCCATCCCCCGAATGGGGGACCACGCGCGAGGAAAGCGATGCCATCTTCGCGAAAGCCGTCGAGTTTCTGCGTGCAGGCAAGATTCTCGCCGTCAAGGGATTGGGCGGTTTCCACCTTGTATGCGATGCCGAAAACGAGCAGGCGGTCGCCGAGCTTCGCCGTCGCAAGCGCCGCGAGGGCAAGGCGTTCGCCGTCATGATGAAGGATATCGCTTCGGTACGCGAGGTGTGCAGGGTCAACGAATCGGAAGAACGCCTGCTTACCGGCTCGCAGCGGCCGATTGTGCTTCTGCGCAAGCGCCCTGATGCGGCGTTCGTGCCGGGACTCGCCGACGGGCTTGCCGAGCTCGGCGTCATGCTTCCCTATACGCCCGTACAGCATCTTTTGCTTCACGATTTCGATGGGATGCTTGTTATGACGTCGGGCAACATCCACGACGAGCCCATTGTGACCGACGACGACGAAGCGTACCGCGTGCTCGGCTCCCTCGCCGATGCGATCCTCGGCAACAACCGTGCGATCCGTGCGCGCTACGACGATTCCGTAATCCGCGTGCTCGATATCGGGCAGGCGGGATGCGTGCTCCAGTTCGTTCGCCGCGCCCGTGGCTACGCGCCGATGCCGCTTGCGTTGCCCGAGCTTGCAAGCGGGCCGGTCGATGAGGAAGCATCGGGCGAAGCTTGCGCCGATAAGGCGGATGAAGCCCGCTCGGCTTCGGCGGACGGAACTCCATCGGCGACCGCAGCAATCAACCCCCCCTCGATCTTCGCCACAGGGCCCGAGCAGAAGAACACGTTCTGTCTCACGCGCGAGAACGAGGCGTTCGTCTCGCAGCACATCGGTGACATGGAAAACGCCGAAACCTACGATGCGTGGCTTGCTGCGAAAGCTCTGTACGAGCGGCTGTTCGAGATAACGCCCGAGCGCATCGCATGCGATCTGCATCCCGAATACCTTACGAGTAAGTGGGCTCATGAGCAGGATCTTCCCGTGGTTGAGGTGCAGCATCACCATGCCCATATCGTATCGGTCATGGCGGAGAACAAGCTTTACGAAGCCGTCGCCGGTTTTGCGTTCGACGGCACAGGCTTCGGCGCCGATGGCACCATCTGGGGCGGCGAAGTGCTGCTGAGCAATCTTTCCGCATACGAGCGCTTTGCGAACTTCGCATACATCCCCATGCCGGGCGGTGCGGCAGCTATCAAGAATCCGCTGCGGATGGCCTACGGCGTGCTGTGGGCGTTCGATCTGCTCGATCATCCCGCTGCGTCTGCGGCTATTGAAGGGCTCGGCGAAGCGGCAGAGGTGTGTGCCCAAATGATCGAGCGTGGTTTGAACACGCCGCTCACCTCGTCGGTCGGACGCCTGTTCGACGCAGCATCGGCCATGCTCGGCATCTGCACCGAACCGAAGTACGAAGGCGAGGGAGCGATTCTGCTCGAGGCCGCTATTTCATCGGGCAACGGCGAGCTGTTTGCTACGTACGAATCGCCCCAGGAGGCTTCCGGGCGGTACGCAATCGACATCGTGAAGAACACGGCAACGGCAAAAAGTACGGCGCTCGATACGTCGGTCGTGCTCTACGATGCGGCATCCACGTTCAAGGCGCTGCTCGACGATCTGGCCGACGGCGTTCCGCGCGCCCTGATCGCGCAGCGTTTCCACGATGCGTTCGTGATGGCGATCGTGCAGG
- a CDS encoding glucose-6-phosphate isomerase — translation MLIGEVEKLYPSAKTLVKEKVASRVLAKDASLYEFSDEARESAADYMGWTDLASNPPYPLDEIQQFADDAIARGLKTVVLIGQGGSTQAPMTITKYNKVDSSVVSFKTLDSDSPVRVRGILAEAKPETTLFIISSKSGGTIEPRLALRAVRSELSECISDEEFVKRLVAITDPGSELEKQAKEEGWLAVFPGEPTVGGRFSALSVFGLLPAALVGIDLHTLMDHAVEAERRCSEDAIDNPAVGLAAFLYDNYLQGRNKFSFLTPKRGRVLGLWIEQLVAESLGKGGQGILPNIELDALLLNKDTGDRTAIVYQTKTDLWDERKNFEMSLAYLDPAIPRLNFKIDNAAELAEHFVMWEYAIAMCGYLMRVCPFDQPDVASAKQAVLGILADGQPDPDFIEDYIGEVHTGEVEVTVAPMFSDASDLRGAVRALLSSIRPGDYFAINAFLPFTGEGRREALETIRHSVGVTCRVVSCLEVGPRYLHSTGQLQKGGPNDGVFLILSSDELKDIPLEQEAESLGALAKAQAAGDLMTLADRGRRCIHIHLPDHSGVTLRALSELVVEVLEELEQQYEREHPKAAE, via the coding sequence ATGTTAATCGGTGAAGTTGAGAAGCTCTACCCCTCTGCAAAGACGCTGGTGAAGGAAAAGGTTGCCAGCAGGGTTCTTGCAAAGGATGCGAGCCTCTACGAGTTTTCTGATGAAGCGCGCGAAAGCGCTGCTGACTATATGGGCTGGACCGATTTGGCCAGCAACCCCCCGTATCCCCTCGACGAGATTCAGCAATTCGCCGATGACGCCATCGCACGCGGGCTCAAAACCGTCGTGCTCATCGGGCAGGGCGGCTCCACGCAGGCCCCCATGACCATTACCAAATACAACAAGGTCGATTCGAGCGTCGTATCCTTCAAGACGCTTGACTCCGATTCGCCGGTGCGCGTGCGGGGTATTCTCGCCGAGGCCAAGCCCGAAACCACCCTGTTCATCATCTCCTCGAAAAGCGGCGGCACGATAGAGCCGCGTCTTGCTTTGCGCGCCGTGCGCAGCGAGCTTTCCGAATGCATCAGCGACGAGGAATTCGTCAAGCGCCTCGTGGCTATCACCGATCCAGGTTCCGAACTTGAGAAACAGGCGAAAGAGGAAGGCTGGCTTGCGGTGTTTCCGGGCGAGCCGACCGTAGGCGGGCGCTTCTCGGCGCTTTCGGTGTTCGGCCTTTTGCCGGCGGCGCTTGTGGGCATCGATCTGCATACGCTCATGGATCATGCCGTCGAGGCCGAGCGCCGCTGCAGCGAAGATGCCATCGACAACCCCGCGGTGGGTCTTGCGGCGTTTCTCTACGATAACTACCTGCAAGGACGCAACAAATTCTCGTTTCTCACTCCAAAGCGCGGGCGGGTGCTGGGCCTGTGGATCGAGCAGCTCGTTGCCGAAAGCCTCGGCAAGGGCGGCCAAGGCATCCTGCCCAACATCGAACTCGATGCGCTTCTGCTCAACAAAGATACCGGCGATCGCACGGCCATCGTCTACCAGACCAAAACCGATCTGTGGGACGAGCGCAAGAACTTCGAGATGAGCCTTGCGTACCTCGACCCCGCTATTCCGCGCCTCAACTTCAAGATCGATAACGCGGCCGAACTTGCCGAGCATTTTGTCATGTGGGAATACGCCATCGCCATGTGCGGCTACCTTATGCGCGTGTGCCCGTTCGACCAGCCCGACGTAGCGTCGGCGAAGCAGGCCGTACTCGGCATCCTCGCCGACGGACAGCCCGACCCCGATTTCATCGAGGACTACATTGGCGAGGTCCATACGGGCGAAGTCGAGGTTACGGTCGCGCCGATGTTTTCGGATGCGAGCGACCTGCGCGGTGCAGTGCGGGCGTTGCTTTCGAGCATCCGGCCGGGCGATTACTTCGCCATCAACGCGTTTCTCCCGTTCACGGGCGAAGGGCGCCGCGAAGCGCTCGAGACCATCCGCCACAGCGTGGGCGTTACCTGCCGCGTCGTGTCGTGCCTCGAAGTGGGTCCGCGTTACCTTCATTCCACAGGCCAGCTCCAAAAAGGCGGCCCGAACGACGGCGTGTTCCTCATCCTGTCGTCGGACGAACTGAAAGACATCCCGCTCGAACAAGAGGCCGAGAGTCTTGGCGCGCTTGCAAAGGCTCAGGCTGCAGGCGATCTCATGACGCTCGCCGATCGCGGAAGGCGTTGCATCCACATCCACCTGCCCGACCATTCGGGCGTGACGCTGCGCGCGCTTTCCGAGTTGGTGGTCGAAGTGCTCGAAGAGCTCGAGCAGCAGTACGAGCGCGAGCACCCGAAAGCGGCCGAATAG
- a CDS encoding helix-turn-helix transcriptional regulator, with protein MIKRFFATTPRVGLAIAGFACALLVLEIQRMPAVHPVTFSMFAPMPYFIEVAVILVLAVLYGKKRTLRLSSSRIVRTVVALGALVCTLLVVSNGALPGEAAVLVAQSLYRICSACLLIFWGERFVELGARRAAFVFAFACLSSGAITLVLSVLDKSLSYLAVCALPIVAGACFVLYEPKTTQSDDEAHRSVDSELSQYLPRFSSESKKQVFVAFGLIALPLLCRGPFVSIQSAWMPFQGDYLVSFLIQLSIGCGVIVAGIVALLVVLRVWNRNFVLVFELFVLPITFLAFYASQASADLWFIYLLIVDATYKVTLFYLFATPFLFSETRNPLLPLLLSFALMIFSRAAFSALYAVLPPAVFAAIASVIVLVTFIGGGVLAFLVIQKNTATSRFDSDGAKADREDVSDSCAVLAKRFGLTAREEEILGLLAQKYHAPYIAKKLVVSQSTVKTHMRNLYAKLDVHSQAELYLLLDRVGGEVEVLDAGKPAS; from the coding sequence ATGATCAAACGCTTTTTCGCCACGACTCCGCGCGTTGGGCTCGCCATAGCCGGGTTCGCTTGCGCACTGCTCGTCCTCGAAATACAGCGGATGCCGGCGGTTCACCCGGTTACCTTCTCCATGTTCGCGCCAATGCCGTACTTCATCGAAGTGGCGGTCATCCTCGTTCTCGCCGTGCTGTACGGGAAAAAGAGAACGCTGCGCCTGTCGTCATCTCGAATAGTTCGCACGGTAGTGGCGCTAGGAGCCCTCGTATGCACGCTTCTTGTCGTTTCAAACGGTGCTTTGCCCGGCGAAGCAGCTGTTCTGGTTGCGCAGTCGCTCTACCGGATATGCAGCGCGTGCCTTCTCATCTTCTGGGGAGAGCGGTTTGTCGAACTAGGCGCTCGGCGGGCCGCCTTCGTGTTCGCCTTCGCGTGCCTTTCGTCGGGTGCGATAACGCTTGTCCTCTCGGTTCTCGACAAGTCTCTCTCGTATCTCGCCGTATGCGCTCTGCCGATCGTTGCGGGAGCATGCTTCGTTCTTTACGAACCGAAGACAACGCAGAGCGACGATGAGGCGCACCGAAGCGTCGATTCCGAACTCTCGCAGTATCTGCCGAGATTTTCGAGTGAAAGCAAGAAGCAAGTTTTTGTTGCCTTCGGCCTGATAGCCCTCCCGCTCCTGTGCCGCGGACCCTTTGTCTCGATCCAATCGGCTTGGATGCCGTTTCAGGGCGATTATCTCGTCTCGTTTCTCATTCAGCTGAGCATCGGGTGCGGGGTGATCGTCGCTGGAATCGTAGCGCTGCTCGTCGTGCTTCGTGTGTGGAACCGCAACTTCGTGCTCGTGTTCGAGCTGTTCGTTCTACCGATCACGTTTCTTGCGTTCTACGCGTCGCAAGCATCGGCCGATCTGTGGTTCATCTACCTTCTCATTGTCGATGCTACGTACAAGGTTACACTGTTTTATCTGTTCGCGACGCCGTTTCTGTTTTCAGAGACGAGAAACCCGCTCCTTCCTCTCTTGCTTTCCTTCGCCTTGATGATCTTTTCGCGGGCGGCATTCTCGGCGCTGTATGCAGTGCTGCCGCCGGCGGTGTTCGCGGCGATCGCCTCGGTGATCGTCCTCGTGACGTTTATCGGGGGAGGCGTGCTTGCGTTTCTCGTGATTCAGAAAAATACGGCAACAAGCCGGTTTGATTCGGATGGCGCAAAAGCCGATCGGGAAGACGTGAGCGATTCGTGCGCCGTCCTCGCCAAACGGTTCGGATTGACGGCGCGCGAGGAAGAGATACTCGGGTTGCTCGCTCAGAAATACCATGCTCCGTACATCGCAAAGAAGCTGGTGGTAAGCCAGTCGACGGTAAAAACCCACATGAGGAATCTCTATGCGAAACTCGATGTGCATTCGCAAGCGGAATTGTATCTGCTCCTCGACCGTGTTGGGGGAGAAGTTGAAGTTCTCGATGCGGGGAAGCCGGCATCGTAA
- a CDS encoding FAD-binding protein — MELNRRDFLKGALVAGAAAAGASMVACAPGESNAANGTEAGEAAQYPDGLIAQDFEASAVEIAPITEFSEEKTFDVVVVGAGTGGVPAALSALEEGASVALLQKESKAIAQGGTCSGVLLDESDEQGVANYLQGYLEDCRWRADRGLAETYCKYSGEAIRWLQVRSAAAGFPPYNVRPTAVTTYDDGSVCSRRSIMFGPKPYNNGTMVEHLADYAAEQGVEIFYSTPGVQLIVDDSGAVTGVVGKSGSNYIKFNATKGVILSTGDYQNNQSLVERYCPDVKEFDRKQVNKTGDGILMSMAIGAGFVPVGHSHMMHDFDSGPMFNEPFLYVNENGERFMNEDCVFEEINCVLRNQPKPGWYSQIFDDDYFETVTEWGGKPTEKEKMEPYMPDVEMDRSAESGANVIEGLIDTYRCDTLDELAEKLNIPADALKKSVERYNELCDAGFDTDFGKAQKYLKKIEKAPFWGIHKHVRVSALCAGVTVNENYQALSKEGAVIPNLWVTGFSAGQLCGSPDWSMYQGGMSAGHCVMTGRICGIQAATGGKLEASKPITEEDVLAIA; from the coding sequence ATGGAACTCAATCGACGTGATTTTCTCAAAGGCGCTTTGGTGGCGGGAGCCGCTGCCGCAGGGGCAAGCATGGTTGCTTGCGCGCCCGGCGAAAGCAACGCAGCAAACGGTACGGAAGCGGGGGAAGCAGCTCAATATCCTGACGGATTGATTGCTCAGGATTTTGAAGCATCAGCAGTAGAAATCGCACCCATTACCGAATTCTCTGAGGAGAAAACCTTCGACGTCGTGGTTGTCGGAGCCGGCACAGGCGGTGTTCCCGCAGCGCTTTCCGCACTCGAGGAAGGCGCGAGCGTCGCGCTTTTGCAGAAGGAGTCGAAAGCCATCGCGCAAGGCGGAACGTGTTCGGGCGTCCTGCTCGACGAAAGCGACGAGCAAGGTGTGGCAAACTACCTGCAGGGGTATCTGGAGGACTGCCGCTGGCGCGCCGACCGCGGGCTCGCCGAAACCTACTGCAAGTATTCGGGGGAAGCGATTCGCTGGCTGCAGGTACGCAGCGCAGCAGCTGGATTCCCGCCCTATAACGTTCGCCCCACCGCGGTTACCACGTACGACGACGGAAGTGTTTGCTCGCGCCGCAGCATCATGTTCGGACCGAAGCCCTACAACAACGGAACCATGGTCGAACACCTCGCCGATTACGCTGCCGAACAGGGCGTCGAGATATTCTACTCGACCCCCGGCGTGCAGCTGATCGTCGACGATTCGGGTGCGGTCACGGGCGTTGTGGGCAAATCGGGCAGCAACTACATCAAGTTTAACGCCACCAAGGGTGTAATCCTCTCAACCGGCGATTACCAGAACAACCAGAGCCTCGTTGAGCGGTATTGCCCCGACGTGAAGGAATTCGACCGCAAGCAAGTCAACAAAACGGGCGATGGCATTCTCATGAGCATGGCGATCGGAGCAGGCTTCGTTCCCGTCGGACATTCGCATATGATGCACGACTTCGATTCGGGCCCGATGTTCAACGAACCGTTTCTTTACGTCAACGAAAACGGCGAGCGCTTCATGAACGAAGACTGCGTATTCGAAGAGATCAACTGCGTTCTGCGCAACCAACCGAAACCGGGTTGGTACTCGCAGATATTCGATGACGATTACTTCGAGACGGTAACCGAATGGGGCGGCAAGCCCACCGAGAAAGAGAAGATGGAACCCTACATGCCCGATGTCGAGATGGACCGCTCGGCAGAAAGCGGCGCAAACGTTATCGAGGGGCTCATCGACACCTATCGCTGCGACACGCTTGACGAGCTCGCCGAAAAGCTCAACATCCCCGCCGACGCGCTCAAAAAGTCGGTCGAGCGCTACAACGAGCTATGCGACGCCGGTTTCGATACCGATTTCGGCAAAGCTCAGAAGTATCTTAAGAAGATCGAGAAAGCGCCGTTCTGGGGCATCCATAAGCATGTGCGCGTCTCCGCCCTCTGCGCGGGCGTAACGGTAAACGAGAACTACCAAGCGCTTTCAAAGGAGGGTGCCGTCATCCCCAACCTCTGGGTGACCGGGTTCAGCGCAGGGCAGCTCTGCGGCTCACCCGACTGGTCGATGTACCAAGGCGGCATGTCTGCCGGCCACTGCGTTATGACCGGGCGCATTTGCGGCATTCAAGCGGCAACGGGCGGAAAGCTCGAAGCTTCGAAACCGATCACCGAAGAGGATGTTTTAGCTATCGCCTAA
- the ngr gene encoding nigerythrin, giving the protein MADVSRRLFVKGAALGAATLSTAGILAACASEAKPAAEEPKADAEPQTQAPAADVLTPTKAPSADTASNFEAMPDSITTVGTTYENLLAAIEGETGATAKYTAYAEAADKEGFDQIARLFRCTADAEKIHIELEYNLAKEIDPATEKPEPPTIEPHGSGVNLISGANGEIYETSDMYPSFIKKAQEEDNQKAVQVFTRAKLAEAYHAERYLDAYNTIDTPSDDTYYLCPICGYIHKGENFTACPICLAPKESFTAY; this is encoded by the coding sequence ATGGCAGACGTATCAAGACGATTGTTCGTAAAAGGCGCAGCGCTTGGAGCAGCGACGCTTTCCACCGCAGGCATTCTTGCTGCATGCGCATCGGAGGCAAAACCCGCCGCCGAAGAGCCGAAGGCCGACGCCGAGCCTCAAACCCAAGCCCCCGCAGCCGATGTGCTTACGCCAACCAAAGCACCGAGCGCCGATACGGCGAGCAACTTCGAAGCGATGCCCGACAGCATCACCACCGTCGGCACCACCTACGAGAACCTGCTTGCTGCCATCGAGGGCGAAACGGGTGCCACCGCGAAGTACACCGCCTATGCGGAGGCCGCCGATAAAGAAGGCTTCGATCAGATCGCGCGCCTGTTCCGCTGCACGGCCGATGCCGAGAAGATCCACATCGAGCTCGAGTACAACCTCGCTAAGGAGATCGATCCCGCTACCGAGAAGCCCGAGCCCCCTACCATCGAGCCGCACGGGTCGGGCGTGAACCTCATCTCCGGTGCGAACGGCGAGATCTACGAGACGTCCGACATGTACCCCTCGTTTATCAAGAAGGCCCAGGAGGAAGACAACCAGAAAGCCGTGCAGGTGTTCACCCGCGCGAAGCTTGCTGAGGCCTATCATGCCGAGCGGTACCTCGATGCGTACAACACCATCGACACCCCGTCCGACGATACGTACTACCTCTGCCCCATCTGCGGCTACATTCATAAGGGCGAGAACTTCACCGCGTGCCCCATCTGCCTGGCACCCAAGGAATCGTTTACCGCGTACTAG
- a CDS encoding MFS transporter — protein MTGTGKAQTLWTKDFVLIAAVNFLIFCSWQALPFVLPVYLQELGADDVVLGWVTAITTISALLVRPFCGIILDRFGRKGIFLAGIAFMGLASATFAFIPVIGIILAMRFVHGLAWGITSTSSSTVASDIIPPKRFGEGMGLFALSASLAFAIAPGVALESFNVGGIVPVVAISVGALAVAFVFACLLRYRPIEKKATLRLESMLNRASILPAAIMFFLAACYGSLVTFLAVHAAAQGVENVGLFFTAYAVAVALSRPFLGRFVDRKGYAIVLLPGALLVAAALVLLSQADSLPLFIFTALLYGLGFAACHSTLQTMAVADAAPEHRGAANATFLVGFDCGIGAGSLVAGALATVAGYAGMYLCFAVLPLVAAAAFLTFARKRKPPSLKETSG, from the coding sequence GTGACGGGCACGGGAAAGGCACAAACGCTCTGGACGAAAGACTTCGTCTTGATCGCCGCAGTCAACTTCCTCATTTTCTGCAGCTGGCAGGCATTGCCGTTCGTGCTTCCCGTTTACCTGCAAGAGCTCGGAGCCGACGATGTCGTGCTCGGCTGGGTTACCGCAATTACCACCATCTCGGCGCTGCTCGTCAGACCGTTTTGCGGCATCATCCTCGATCGATTCGGTCGCAAGGGGATATTCCTTGCCGGCATCGCGTTCATGGGCCTTGCTTCGGCAACATTCGCCTTCATTCCCGTTATCGGCATCATTTTGGCTATGCGTTTCGTGCACGGACTCGCGTGGGGCATCACGAGCACGTCAAGCTCAACGGTCGCAAGCGACATCATCCCGCCGAAGCGGTTTGGCGAGGGCATGGGGCTATTCGCACTTTCGGCAAGCCTCGCGTTTGCCATCGCGCCCGGCGTGGCGCTCGAGAGCTTCAACGTCGGCGGCATCGTACCCGTTGTGGCGATTTCCGTTGGAGCACTCGCCGTTGCGTTCGTGTTCGCGTGCCTGCTTCGCTACCGCCCCATCGAGAAGAAGGCGACGCTTCGTCTTGAAAGCATGCTTAATCGTGCATCAATTTTGCCAGCCGCCATCATGTTCTTCCTTGCAGCCTGTTACGGCTCGCTGGTCACGTTCCTCGCCGTTCATGCAGCAGCGCAAGGCGTCGAGAACGTCGGCTTGTTCTTCACCGCATACGCCGTCGCCGTAGCGCTTTCGCGGCCTTTTCTCGGGCGGTTCGTCGATCGCAAAGGCTATGCGATCGTGCTGCTACCAGGTGCCCTCCTTGTCGCCGCTGCACTTGTGCTGCTGTCGCAAGCCGACTCCCTACCCCTGTTTATATTCACAGCGCTGCTGTACGGGCTCGGATTCGCAGCGTGCCACTCGACACTGCAAACGATGGCGGTTGCCGATGCGGCACCCGAGCATCGCGGTGCCGCAAACGCGACGTTTCTTGTCGGATTCGATTGCGGCATCGGCGCAGGCTCGCTCGTTGCAGGAGCACTCGCAACCGTGGCGGGGTACGCGGGAATGTACCTTTGCTTTGCCGTGCTGCCGCTTGTGGCAGCGGCGGCGTTTCTCACGTTCGCACGCAAGCGTAAGCCGCCGAGTTTGAAAGAGACGAGCGGCTAA
- a CDS encoding DNA-processing protein DprA yields the protein MVDDYIACDSFVSPYDELIAHECLYAYDGATLKKIASETVLSGALPTEAFRNRRGLLPDEDLIDAVKNVVDKKLGSFSIVVNSTFAWPKKLADSDRPTPLLYYQGDLGLIESASVSVVGSRKATEIGHSRARRIAKELSSAGITVVTGLARGIDTDAAHAAIEAGGRVIGVIGTPIDEVYPKENAELQNRVAKDHLLLSQVPFYRYAEEPFNAHRIHFPERNELMAAVSDATVIVEASDTSGTLSQARACVQQGRPLFLMRSLLDNTEITWPQKYIEKDNVYILKDTSQLLDVIRARHG from the coding sequence ATGGTTGATGACTACATTGCGTGCGATTCTTTCGTATCGCCTTACGATGAACTGATAGCACACGAGTGCTTATACGCATACGATGGCGCTACGCTCAAAAAAATCGCTTCCGAGACCGTTCTTTCCGGGGCCTTGCCCACTGAAGCGTTCCGCAATCGCAGGGGGCTTTTGCCCGATGAAGACCTTATCGATGCAGTAAAGAATGTTGTCGATAAGAAGCTCGGTAGCTTTTCGATAGTTGTGAACAGCACTTTCGCATGGCCGAAAAAACTTGCTGATTCCGATCGGCCGACTCCTCTTTTATACTACCAAGGCGATCTCGGGCTTATCGAATCGGCAAGTGTGTCGGTTGTCGGATCCCGCAAAGCAACTGAAATCGGTCACAGCAGGGCACGTCGTATTGCTAAAGAGCTGAGTTCGGCGGGAATTACCGTTGTTACCGGACTTGCTCGGGGTATTGATACCGATGCAGCTCATGCGGCAATTGAAGCAGGCGGGCGCGTCATCGGCGTTATCGGAACGCCGATCGACGAAGTATATCCGAAAGAAAACGCAGAACTTCAAAATCGTGTTGCGAAGGATCACCTTCTCCTTAGCCAGGTACCCTTTTACCGCTATGCAGAAGAGCCTTTCAACGCTCACCGAATTCATTTTCCTGAACGTAACGAGCTTATGGCGGCTGTTTCGGATGCAACGGTGATCGTGGAAGCTTCCGACACCTCAGGTACCCTTTCGCAAGCGCGTGCGTGTGTGCAGCAAGGACGTCCACTGTTCCTTATGCGATCACTCTTGGACAATACAGAAATCACATGGCCTCAAAAGTATATTGAGAAAGACAACGTGTACATTCTCAAGGACACAAGCCAGCTTTTAGATGTAATCAGGGCACGCCATGGCTGA
- a CDS encoding LytR/AlgR family response regulator transcription factor yields MLKAMIVDDEAPARSELKYLLDELGQTEVVAEAASVREAIEKLKEYPCDVMFLDVNMPEATGLQLAEALQHLKFPPAVVFVTAYSEFALDAFKVSAIDYLVKPVETERLSQAIARVREHVSLHLKAQRSERIPVEKGGKKILIGIDKIRFVMARDDYAYLQTDTDRYFSTVSLAQLEKRLDGHGFFRVHRGYLVNLSLVEEIESVSGGTLLLTLDGTDEKIPVSRRRVSALKKALGL; encoded by the coding sequence ATGCTAAAAGCAATGATCGTTGACGACGAAGCGCCTGCGCGGTCAGAACTCAAGTACCTGCTCGATGAACTCGGACAGACCGAAGTGGTCGCCGAGGCTGCCAGCGTGCGCGAGGCCATCGAGAAGCTCAAAGAGTATCCGTGCGACGTCATGTTCCTCGATGTGAACATGCCCGAGGCCACAGGATTGCAGTTGGCCGAAGCGCTTCAACACCTGAAGTTTCCACCTGCCGTCGTATTCGTGACGGCATACAGCGAATTCGCGCTCGATGCGTTCAAGGTGAGCGCGATCGACTATCTTGTCAAGCCGGTTGAAACCGAGCGGCTTTCCCAGGCCATCGCGCGCGTGCGCGAGCACGTATCGCTTCACCTGAAGGCACAGCGCTCCGAGCGCATTCCGGTGGAGAAGGGCGGCAAGAAGATCCTCATCGGCATCGACAAGATCCGCTTCGTCATGGCCCGCGACGACTACGCGTATCTGCAAACCGATACCGACCGCTATTTCTCTACGGTAAGCTTGGCGCAGCTTGAAAAGCGTCTCGACGGCCACGGATTCTTCCGTGTGCACCGCGGCTACCTCGTAAACCTTTCGCTCGTCGAAGAGATCGAATCGGTTTCGGGCGGCACGCTGCTGTTAACGCTCGACGGCACCGACGAGAAGATCCCCGTTTCGCGCCGCCGCGTATCCGCGCTGAAGAAGGCGCTGGGGTTGTAG